The Candidatus Scalindua japonica DNA window TCCAGGCGTTCCGCAAGCCACATTTTGATAAGGGCTGTTCTGGCAACGCCGATGTGCTGTGCTTCTTTGTCAATTTTATTTAAAAAAGATATGGGAAAATCAATATTAATCCTTTGGACCTTTTTGTTTACTTTTGCCCTTTTGCTATCGAGGAAATCTCCCATATCTTTACCGTTATCAAAATCTTTATCAAATTCTTTGGAGGTTATCTTACTCTTTGATTTTTTCATGATATATGTTCCTTTCTTTTGTCCTGCTTCTTCTACATGAGATTATCCTTATCTTTTTGTCTCTGGTTGTAAAGATGCAGGAGAATAGACGGGTTTTTATTTTACCGATAATCATGTATCTTTGTTCACCTTCGGTAATTGCAGGCAATTTTACGTGGGTATTTGACCAGATAGTTTTCGCTTCTTCAAAGTCTACCCCGTGTTTTTGTTTATTTATTACGGATTTATTTGAATCATATTCAAATTCCAT harbors:
- the brnA gene encoding type II toxin-antitoxin system BrnA family antitoxin, with the translated sequence MKKSKSKITSKEFDKDFDNGKDMGDFLDSKRAKVNKKVQRINIDFPISFLNKIDKEAQHIGVARTALIKMWLAERLERLNVR
- a CDS encoding BrnT family toxin, which gives rise to MEFEYDSNKSVINKQKHGVDFEEAKTIWSNTHVKLPAITEGEQRYMIIGKIKTRLFSCIFTTRDKKIRIISCRRSRTKERNIYHEKIKE